From Enterococcus mediterraneensis, the proteins below share one genomic window:
- the greA gene encoding transcription elongation factor GreA, producing MVEKVYPMTVEGKQKLEQELEELKTVKRGEIIERIKVARSFGDLSENSEYESAKDEQAFVEGRITTLENMIRFAQIIDNDGVDEDEVSIGKVVKFIELPDGEEEEYTIVGSAEADPFSGKISNDSPIARALIGKKINDEVTIATPGGDMLVKIVEVAQSK from the coding sequence ATGGTAGAAAAAGTTTATCCAATGACAGTAGAAGGAAAACAAAAATTAGAGCAAGAACTAGAGGAATTAAAAACAGTGAAGCGAGGCGAGATCATCGAACGGATCAAAGTTGCCCGCAGTTTCGGAGACCTATCCGAAAACTCTGAATATGAATCAGCAAAAGATGAACAAGCATTTGTGGAAGGACGGATCACGACATTAGAAAATATGATTCGTTTTGCGCAAATTATCGATAATGATGGCGTGGATGAAGATGAAGTATCTATCGGTAAAGTCGTAAAATTCATCGAACTTCCTGATGGGGAAGAAGAAGAATATACGATCGTCGGTAGTGCAGAAGCAGATCCATTTTCAGGTAAGATCTCTAATGATTCACCGATCGCTCGTGCTTTGATCGGTAAAAAAATCAATGATGAAGTAACGATCGCTACACCAGGCGGCGATATGCTGGTGAAAATCGTTGAAGTAGCACAATCAAAATAA
- the mltG gene encoding endolytic transglycosylase MltG produces MSKQHPEEETFKEKIMNSLNNPDPRIAAEPLDNSEKENIMSKNTNQSDQTESVGSRRSSKSASSKKEPKVSKTAKKEESLNDPTDVKKRKAMKNREDRIVNKIVTVVVISLLLIGGILGFSAYRYVSSSLKPLDPDSSKQVEVEIPSGSSNKRIGEILEDNKVIKSGMVFNYFTKFNNLTGFQAGNYHFSPDMTLDEISKTLQQGGIGSAGVDAKLTIPEGFDIDQIGDAIAKSTKIKKSEFIDLMEDQSFFDELHKQYPELLDSAAKAENVRYRLEGYLFPATYDYFKGTSLKEIVTQMVDKTNSVMTPYFEEIKQKNMSVQEVLTLASLVEKEGVKEDDRKNIAQVFFNRLDAGMPLQSDISILYALGEHKEVVSIKETQVDSPYNLYTNSGYGPGPFNSPSEASIEAVMEPKSNNYYYFVADIKTGEVYFAQTYEEHMVLVEKYVNN; encoded by the coding sequence TTGTCTAAGCAACATCCAGAAGAGGAAACATTTAAGGAAAAAATAATGAACTCTCTGAATAATCCAGATCCTAGAATCGCTGCAGAACCTCTAGATAACTCCGAAAAGGAAAATATTATGTCGAAAAATACAAATCAGAGCGATCAAACTGAATCAGTAGGTTCGCGAAGAAGTTCAAAATCAGCAAGCTCAAAAAAAGAGCCGAAAGTGTCAAAAACTGCAAAAAAAGAAGAATCATTGAATGATCCTACCGATGTGAAAAAGCGTAAGGCTATGAAAAATCGGGAAGATCGGATCGTTAACAAAATTGTAACCGTTGTTGTGATCTCGTTACTGCTTATTGGCGGTATTCTCGGATTTTCTGCCTATCGGTATGTATCTTCCAGCTTAAAACCATTGGATCCTGATAGTTCGAAACAGGTCGAAGTAGAGATTCCAAGCGGGTCATCTAACAAGCGGATCGGCGAGATTCTGGAAGATAACAAAGTGATCAAGAGCGGAATGGTCTTCAATTATTTTACGAAATTCAATAATCTTACTGGGTTCCAAGCCGGAAATTATCACTTTTCCCCGGATATGACGTTAGATGAAATCAGTAAAACATTGCAACAAGGCGGAATCGGTTCTGCCGGTGTCGATGCGAAGCTGACGATTCCTGAAGGTTTTGACATTGATCAAATCGGCGATGCTATTGCAAAATCAACAAAGATCAAAAAATCCGAGTTCATCGATTTGATGGAAGATCAGTCATTCTTTGATGAATTGCATAAGCAGTATCCAGAATTGCTGGATAGCGCTGCTAAGGCAGAAAACGTTCGCTATCGCTTAGAAGGGTACCTTTTCCCAGCAACCTATGACTACTTTAAAGGAACCTCATTAAAAGAGATCGTGACACAGATGGTAGATAAAACCAATAGTGTGATGACGCCATACTTTGAAGAAATCAAGCAAAAAAATATGAGTGTGCAAGAAGTACTGACATTGGCTTCTTTAGTAGAAAAAGAAGGAGTCAAAGAAGACGACCGCAAAAACATCGCTCAAGTCTTCTTTAATCGCTTAGATGCCGGTATGCCGCTGCAATCGGATATTTCGATCTTATATGCTCTGGGTGAGCATAAAGAAGTAGTGTCCATTAAAGAAACGCAAGTCGATTCTCCGTATAATCTATATACAAACAGCGGGTATGGACCTGGACCATTCAACAGTCCTAGTGAAGCGTCTATCGAAGCTGTGATGGAACCTAAGTCCAATAATTATTATTATTTCGTAGCGGACATCAAAACCGGTGAAGTTTATTTTGCGCAGACTTACGAAGAGCACATGGTATTAGTGGAAAAATATGTAAATAATTAA
- a CDS encoding DUF5776 domain-containing protein yields MKKKCFGFILVAMFLCSPKAFAEGIGDSGSDESTYPASEKISQATVSNSTAIESSTSANESSTLNDESSSTESSVETKESVESSTQSTEKQNETSSSQKSYELSLNAFPSDEGRSDLYEVVKPPVQRTARTAVLSIPDIPHDSTNTPTKDFIDISSHNGIISVANFRMMKNFGVKAVVVKLTEYTTYRNEYAKVQIANAQAAGLLVHAYHYSWFTSTAEAIKEADYFAKFAAELKLPKSTVMVNDIEEPKIKDNKNHTQNSQAFANRLNQLGYSNVQHYIGLNWINEGRINAKTLGEKNVWIAAYPYNPTKTQLYTAYGAWQWTSRVFYPGIASTFDMSSDYAKKFTTQPQTATYYQTNPGYVTMKKDDYIYLSTDFSTKNRGRKISKTDVFKVEGIERTSGGTPRLKISEGYLTANTAYVNKITSKYQNYLYKGTSTGYIYLKKADYSYTSTDFKTTKTRYAGGTPLKITGLAYSADGYPRFKLSDGSYISTNKNIVGVLTANYNTYYLTNPSFVCLKKDDYYYKDLSFKERGTAVKKGTVVKVTGIEYTASSGVPRLVTSKGYLTANKNYVAKITSKYANYYTNVKKVKFLKDDYYYTSTNFVSQNRSTKIKKGQVVTVTGTDFDANGYPRLKTANGYITANKAYVREQ; encoded by the coding sequence ATGAAAAAAAAGTGTTTCGGTTTCATTCTAGTTGCGATGTTTCTGTGTAGCCCCAAAGCATTTGCTGAGGGAATAGGAGACAGTGGTTCTGACGAAAGTACATATCCCGCTAGTGAAAAAATTAGTCAAGCAACAGTAAGTAATTCAACTGCAATTGAAAGCAGCACATCAGCCAATGAAAGCAGTACTCTAAATGATGAAAGCAGTTCAACGGAGTCGAGTGTTGAAACCAAAGAATCGGTAGAATCGTCTACGCAAAGCACAGAAAAACAAAATGAAACTTCATCATCCCAGAAAAGTTATGAACTTTCTTTAAATGCTTTTCCATCAGATGAAGGACGTTCGGATCTGTATGAAGTAGTCAAACCGCCTGTTCAAAGAACCGCACGGACGGCTGTGTTATCGATTCCAGATATACCTCATGACTCGACGAATACACCTACAAAGGATTTCATTGATATATCTTCTCACAATGGAATAATCAGTGTAGCAAATTTTCGAATGATGAAAAACTTCGGAGTAAAAGCAGTTGTAGTGAAATTGACAGAATACACGACGTATAGAAACGAATATGCAAAAGTTCAAATAGCAAATGCGCAAGCCGCTGGATTATTGGTACATGCGTATCACTATAGTTGGTTTACATCAACTGCCGAAGCAATCAAAGAAGCGGATTATTTTGCGAAATTTGCTGCGGAATTGAAGCTTCCCAAATCTACTGTTATGGTCAACGATATTGAAGAACCAAAAATAAAAGATAATAAAAATCATACGCAGAATTCCCAGGCATTTGCCAATCGTTTAAACCAACTGGGGTATTCGAACGTTCAGCATTATATTGGACTTAATTGGATCAATGAAGGACGGATCAATGCAAAAACATTAGGTGAAAAAAACGTTTGGATCGCAGCATATCCATATAACCCAACAAAAACTCAGCTTTACACAGCCTATGGAGCATGGCAATGGACATCGCGTGTTTTTTATCCAGGGATAGCCAGTACATTTGACATGTCATCTGATTATGCCAAAAAATTTACTACTCAACCACAAACGGCGACATATTATCAAACGAACCCAGGATATGTCACTATGAAAAAAGATGATTATATTTATTTAAGTACTGATTTTTCAACAAAAAATAGAGGTAGGAAAATTTCTAAAACGGATGTCTTTAAAGTTGAAGGAATCGAGCGAACAAGTGGCGGAACACCGAGGTTAAAAATTTCCGAGGGATACTTGACTGCAAATACAGCCTACGTTAATAAAATAACGTCTAAATATCAAAATTATCTCTATAAAGGAACCTCTACAGGCTATATATATCTAAAGAAGGCTGATTACTCCTACACTTCGACTGACTTTAAAACGACGAAGACTCGTTATGCTGGAGGAACGCCTCTTAAAATCACGGGATTGGCTTATTCGGCGGACGGCTATCCGCGGTTCAAACTTTCTGATGGAAGCTACATTTCGACTAATAAAAATATCGTCGGCGTATTGACAGCTAATTACAATACCTACTATCTTACAAATCCTTCTTTTGTTTGTTTGAAGAAAGATGACTACTATTATAAAGATCTTTCATTTAAAGAACGTGGGACAGCTGTAAAGAAAGGAACCGTTGTGAAAGTTACAGGAATCGAATACACAGCTTCTTCTGGTGTTCCGCGTCTAGTAACTTCTAAAGGTTATCTGACCGCTAACAAAAATTATGTAGCAAAAATTACCTCTAAATATGCAAATTATTATACAAATGTTAAAAAAGTAAAATTCTTAAAAGATGATTATTATTACACATCTACTAACTTTGTAAGTCAAAATCGCTCAACAAAAATTAAAAAAGGCCAAGTCGTTACAGTGACAGGAACTGACTTTGATGCAAATGGATATCCTAGATTAAAAACTGCAAATGGTTATATAACGGCAAATAAAGCTTATGTAAGAGAACAATAA
- a CDS encoding glycosyltransferase → MEKQLVTKVNQFFMTPLKEYIHKKRVRQNSLYFHYVKTKSVVENSFLFESYHAVNLTGNVYAIFKELIRQNHSGKFYWVTVDVNDPMIPFIKKMHKDTKFVKYESREYYKLLASCKFLINDTSFMPYFVKKAGQIYINTWHGTPLKTLGLDIKNASLSAHKNIQRNLLHTDLLLMPNTFTAEKLLESHQLDGIYKGDISVTGNARVDAIFGDDTVFREKYNLPKNKKIILFAPTWKKDLNETTDEDIQLLVDQVETIQKSIGDGYKVFLKAHYFIYDKFVELGYGDRIIPNWVDTNELLSCVDKLITDYSSIFFDFLPLKRPIYFYIPDKDSYDRTRGFYLPINEIPGFLSESLDEIIEKLQMDNDEYLLEHKDKIDNFLNSFCYLDDGQAAKRSVEAILEKGNERKEKTSNSDKKIILAYGGGFYNNGITNSLINLSTFIDYEKYELIILESDRMSNEKENNLKKLDPRCKVIYRFSYSFRTLRDTYNQNMFYRQGYDSKFINLKKLKEQFVFEFKRVMGNITPDIVIDFGGYNKTFTSLLAFSDSPKKIMFLHNIMLEEFNKQVKGKYKHRWNLKIIFSTYRLFDKIISVSESACEQNRHDLKRFVSDDSKFDYINNLINGKEILEKKDVYKKINDGKMILSSIDNTYRVPFEEKVNLFGIQTISALVPPNPSNINFINVARLSPEKNQKTLIKAFARLYKENKNVRLMLVGDGPLLNEITSLILEYGLTDVVTLYGFVDNPIPIVNMADCFVFSSNYEGQGIALIEGMILGKHVIGTNVSGIKSVLKDHPDSLVENSVDGLYEGMKNFIDGKLPASSFDYVQYNKETMQKFYSIVCEG, encoded by the coding sequence ATGGAAAAGCAATTAGTGACTAAGGTCAATCAGTTTTTTATGACACCTTTAAAAGAATACATACATAAAAAGAGAGTGCGGCAGAATTCTTTGTACTTTCACTATGTTAAAACTAAAAGTGTAGTAGAGAATTCTTTTTTATTTGAATCCTACCATGCTGTAAATTTGACAGGAAATGTGTATGCAATATTTAAAGAGTTGATACGGCAAAACCATTCTGGGAAGTTCTATTGGGTAACAGTGGATGTAAACGATCCGATGATTCCTTTTATTAAGAAGATGCATAAGGATACGAAATTTGTAAAATATGAAAGCAGAGAATATTACAAACTGTTAGCAAGTTGTAAGTTTTTGATTAATGATACTTCGTTTATGCCGTATTTCGTAAAAAAAGCCGGTCAAATTTATATTAATACATGGCATGGAACACCCTTAAAGACTTTGGGATTAGATATTAAAAATGCAAGTTTATCGGCTCATAAAAACATTCAGAGAAATCTTTTACACACTGACTTATTATTAATGCCAAATACATTTACAGCTGAAAAACTGTTGGAGAGTCACCAACTAGACGGTATTTATAAAGGAGATATTTCAGTAACCGGTAACGCGCGAGTAGACGCTATTTTTGGCGATGATACTGTTTTTAGAGAAAAATATAATCTACCAAAAAATAAAAAGATAATTCTTTTTGCTCCTACTTGGAAAAAAGATTTAAATGAAACAACTGATGAGGATATTCAGTTATTAGTCGATCAAGTAGAAACCATACAAAAAAGTATAGGTGATGGATATAAAGTATTTTTAAAAGCTCATTATTTTATTTATGATAAATTTGTTGAGCTGGGTTATGGTGATAGAATCATACCAAATTGGGTCGACACTAATGAATTACTTTCTTGTGTAGATAAACTTATAACTGATTATTCAAGTATCTTTTTTGATTTTTTACCATTAAAACGGCCGATTTATTTTTATATTCCAGATAAAGATTCCTACGATCGAACACGCGGTTTCTATCTTCCAATCAATGAGATACCAGGCTTTTTAAGTGAAAGTCTAGATGAAATTATAGAGAAGTTACAAATGGATAACGATGAATACTTATTGGAGCATAAAGATAAGATCGATAACTTTTTGAATTCCTTCTGTTATCTAGATGATGGACAAGCTGCTAAACGAAGTGTTGAAGCAATTCTAGAAAAAGGAAACGAAAGAAAAGAAAAGACTAGTAATTCTGACAAAAAAATCATCCTAGCGTATGGCGGCGGTTTTTATAATAACGGGATTACTAATTCATTGATCAATTTAAGTACATTTATTGATTATGAGAAGTATGAATTGATTATTCTAGAGTCTGATAGAATGAGTAATGAAAAAGAGAATAATCTAAAAAAATTAGATCCACGATGTAAAGTTATCTATCGGTTTTCGTATTCTTTCAGAACTCTGCGCGACACTTATAATCAAAATATGTTTTACCGACAAGGCTATGATTCTAAATTTATTAACCTAAAAAAATTAAAAGAGCAGTTTGTCTTTGAGTTTAAACGGGTTATGGGGAATATCACTCCTGATATAGTCATTGACTTTGGTGGTTATAATAAAACTTTTACTTCATTATTGGCATTTTCAGATTCTCCTAAAAAAATAATGTTTTTGCATAATATAATGCTTGAAGAATTTAATAAACAAGTAAAAGGCAAGTATAAGCATAGATGGAATTTAAAAATAATTTTTAGCACGTATAGATTATTTGACAAAATAATTTCTGTTTCAGAAAGTGCTTGTGAACAAAATAGGCATGATCTAAAACGTTTTGTATCAGATGATTCAAAATTTGATTATATAAATAATTTAATTAACGGAAAAGAAATATTAGAGAAAAAAGATGTTTATAAAAAAATAAATGATGGGAAGATGATCTTATCAAGCATTGATAACACGTATCGTGTGCCGTTCGAAGAAAAAGTCAATCTTTTTGGAATACAAACAATCAGTGCACTTGTACCTCCAAATCCTAGTAACATTAATTTTATAAACGTTGCACGTCTATCTCCAGAAAAAAATCAGAAAACATTGATAAAAGCATTTGCTCGATTATATAAGGAAAACAAAAATGTCAGACTAATGCTTGTAGGTGACGGTCCATTATTAAACGAAATAACTTCTCTTATACTTGAATATGGTTTAACAGATGTTGTTACATTGTATGGCTTTGTTGATAATCCTATTCCTATTGTAAATATGGCTGATTGCTTTGTTTTTTCTTCTAATTATGAAGGACAAGGTATTGCTCTTATAGAAGGTATGATTCTTGGAAAACACGTCATTGGAACAAACGTATCAGGGATAAAAAGCGTTTTGAAAGATCATCCTGATTCACTTGTTGAAAATAGCGTAGATGGATTATACGAAGGAATGAAAAACTTTATAGATGGAAAACTTCCTGCTTCCTCATTTGATTATGTGCAATATAATAAGGAAACGATGCAAAAATTTTACAGTATCGTTTGCGAAGGGTAA